From a single Ischnura elegans chromosome 7, ioIscEleg1.1, whole genome shotgun sequence genomic region:
- the LOC124162520 gene encoding piggyBac transposable element-derived protein 2-like, translated as MATEVERLRRDFGDLGKHPYSRSVLFPLKKRDLTLLASAARSSSVRLCFAYWSDYCSSSRCSADDWAHRNCIKRGLRLNEILDALLEDDVSPESIAICPPVEEKGMISDQDSDLSDEEVEGDFSHLPARILQSEVHADFSEEAEERLVQNGRGNFSEMCETSATLTVKKPKKRKRCYPVRCWEENCQDFASKIENVSPKYLPNAEDHLRETVNSPFDAFKAIFSECLVNRIVIESNRYAAQHLVHGLEATSDEIHSLIGVMLLSGYHRLSQKRMYWKVDPDCHVKIVADAIRRNKFENLLRYLHLADNDANNGSDRMYKVRPLFDFLNQAFKQIEPGNSLSIDESMILYYGRHGSKQFIRGKPIRFGFKLWVAADPTGYIHHAEPYCGSSTRLPDTGLGQGGGRCVRFSRGFRQPIYVS; from the exons ATGGCAACGGAAGTGGAGAGGCTCCGGAGAGATTTTGGTGATTTGGGGAAGCACCCATATTCGAGATCGGTTCTCTTCCCTTTGAAGAAACGAG ACCTTACATTGTTGGCCAGCGCTGCTCGTTCCTCGTCAGTTCGATTGTGTTTCGCGTACTGGTCGGATTACTGCAGCTCCTCCAGGTGTTCAGCCGACGACTG GGCCCATAGGAATTGTATTAAACGAGGCTTGCGCCTGAATGAAATTCTAGATGCCCTATTGGAGGACGATGTTTCCCCGGAAAGCATTGCCATTTGCCCTCCCGTTGAAGAGAAGGGAATGATAAGCGATCAGGATTCCGATCTTTCTGACGAGGAGGTGGAAGGAGACTTCAGCCATCTTCCGGCTCGTATTCTGCAGTCAGAGGTTCATGCTGACTTCTCCGAGGAGGCTGAGGAGAGATTGGTCCAGAATGGACGGGGTAATTTCAGTGAAATGTGTGAAACCTCGGCAACGCTAACCGTGAAGAAGCCCAAGAAGCGAAAGCGTTGTTACCCCGTGCGATGTTGGGAGGAAAACTGTCAGGACTTTGcttccaaaattgaaaatgtatcgccAAAATATCTCCCCAATGCGGAAGACCATTTGCGCGAAACTGTGAACTCCCCATTTGATGccttcaaagcaattttttcgGAATGTTTAGTGAATCGTATAGTCATAGAAAGCAACCGGTATGCCGCCCAACATCTTGTTCATGGTTTAGAGGCAACAAGTGACGAAATACATTCATTAATAGGGGTAATGCTTTTGTCAGGATACCACCGCCTCTCTCAAAAGAGAATGTATTGGAAGGTGGACCCGGATTGCCACGTGAAAATAGTTGCGGATGCAATAAGGCGAAAcaagtttgaaaatttacttcGCTACCTTCACCTGGCAGATAATGATGCTAACAATGGGAGTGACCGAATGTACAAGGTACGTCCTTTGTTTGATTTCCTCAACCAGGCATTCAAACAAATAGAACCGGGGAACAGTTTGAGCATCGATGAGAGCATGATTCTCTATTACGGCCGGCATGGGAGCAAACAGTTTATTAGAGGAAAACCCATTCGCTTTGGATTCAAGCTGTGGGTTGCTGCTGATCCAACAGGCTACATACATCATGCTGAGCCTTACTGCGGTTCATCCACTCGTCTTCCTGACACTGGGTTGGGCCAAGGGGGGGGACGTTGTGTTAGGTTTAGCAGAGGATTTCGACAACCTATTTACGTCAGTTGA